One genomic segment of Thermovibrio guaymasensis includes these proteins:
- a CDS encoding SagB/ThcOx family dehydrogenase → MSTCFNYHVKTAHTLESLRKPHFLDWSNYPSPFKVYPEVRKFKLLPFKGFTGETVDTLYRLCNEAAAEEIDFQELSNLCFSMNGITKVENFHGEPFGFRATPSAGALYPFELYLFVERLSEVPDGIYHYQPLDHSLELLLEGNYREAFENALCCQIPGNFVALVSTIYGRSVWKYRARAYRYCLLDSGHMVSNGVAYLRSIGVEGTALSLFRDDSVNSLLGLDGENEFVLCALLPGKPPLYLGDEVILTSSFPKSIPVLRKPVYEPEIVNAHLDGKIDSCEFFRPFPEPVQGIPEAHSLPLSQTILKRRSRRDFTGSEMPFEDFKLILESSLLCFPSDWGFPRLNFFVQVKNVEGLEDGIYTVVDGELALYRRGDFSREISALCLSQRFISLANFNVIFTLDFEGALNCRQYRGALLEAGALGENLYLSSESLNHGACGIGAFYDFDLQKFLSLKRSELPVYVVSVGVLT, encoded by the coding sequence ATGTCTACCTGTTTTAACTACCACGTAAAAACCGCCCATACTCTTGAGAGTTTGAGGAAACCCCACTTCCTTGACTGGAGCAACTACCCGAGTCCCTTTAAGGTTTACCCTGAAGTTAGGAAGTTTAAGCTCTTACCTTTTAAAGGGTTTACAGGGGAGACCGTAGATACGCTCTACAGGCTTTGCAATGAGGCTGCAGCTGAAGAAATTGACTTTCAGGAGCTTTCCAATCTTTGCTTTTCAATGAACGGAATTACGAAGGTTGAAAACTTTCACGGAGAGCCTTTCGGCTTTAGGGCTACTCCTTCTGCCGGAGCTCTATACCCCTTTGAGCTCTACCTGTTTGTTGAGAGGCTTTCTGAAGTTCCAGACGGGATTTACCACTATCAGCCTTTAGACCACTCTTTGGAGCTCCTTTTAGAGGGGAACTACAGGGAGGCCTTTGAGAATGCCCTCTGTTGTCAAATACCCGGAAACTTCGTCGCTTTAGTATCAACCATTTATGGAAGGAGCGTCTGGAAGTACAGGGCAAGGGCTTACCGCTACTGCCTCCTTGATTCTGGCCATATGGTCTCTAACGGTGTTGCCTACCTTCGCTCTATAGGTGTTGAAGGAACCGCACTCTCCCTCTTCAGGGACGACTCTGTTAACTCCCTTTTAGGCCTTGACGGAGAGAACGAGTTTGTCCTCTGTGCCCTTTTACCCGGTAAACCACCCCTGTACTTGGGAGATGAAGTCATTCTAACTTCTTCCTTTCCTAAGTCAATTCCAGTTTTAAGAAAGCCTGTCTATGAACCTGAAATAGTTAACGCCCACCTTGACGGAAAGATCGATTCCTGCGAGTTCTTTAGACCTTTCCCTGAACCGGTTCAAGGCATTCCGGAAGCCCACTCCTTACCTCTTTCTCAGACGATTTTAAAGAGGCGTTCAAGGAGGGATTTTACCGGTAGTGAAATGCCCTTTGAGGACTTTAAGCTGATTTTAGAGTCGTCCCTCCTGTGTTTCCCTTCCGACTGGGGATTCCCAAGGTTAAACTTCTTCGTCCAGGTTAAGAACGTTGAGGGTCTAGAGGACGGCATCTACACGGTAGTGGATGGGGAACTTGCCCTTTACAGGAGGGGAGATTTCTCAAGGGAAATTTCAGCCCTCTGTCTCTCTCAGCGCTTTATTTCACTTGCAAACTTTAACGTTATCTTTACTCTTGATTTTGAAGGAGCTTTAAACTGCCGGCAGTATAGGGGAGCTCTCCTTGAAGCAGGAGCTCTCGGAGAGAACCTTTACCTCTCTTCAGAGAGCCTAAATCACGGTGCCTGCGGCATAGGTGCCTTTTACGACTTTGACCTTCAAAAGTTCTTGAGTCTTAAGAGAAGCGAACTTCCCGTTTACGTCGTATCTGTAGGCGTTTTGACTTGA
- the rsgA gene encoding ribosome small subunit-dependent GTPase A, whose product MAEGIVVERAGQKLTVLVPEEGKTYRGIPLGKVRKKEKIFAGDRVEGRVVDNSTFAIERVLERKNLLIRPPIANVDRVVIVSTLKNPPFNNFLLDNLLVVYDHIGLEQVIVFNKVDLLEGEEKEELKRWKDIYSNAGYRVIETSTQTKEGIRELKETLTEGTTIFAGSSGVGKSSLISEITGVDLKTGEISKKSERGKHTTREVRLIPFERGFIGDAPGFSRVEALNFMDKEEVRLHFPEFLKYSCKFTDCLHLEEEGCQVREAVIRGEIPCVRYKSYLKMIKEFVPWLAEVPACKEE is encoded by the coding sequence ATGGCTGAAGGAATTGTAGTAGAAAGAGCGGGACAAAAACTAACCGTTCTAGTTCCAGAAGAAGGTAAAACCTACAGGGGAATACCTCTAGGGAAAGTGAGGAAGAAGGAGAAAATCTTTGCTGGAGATAGGGTTGAAGGCAGAGTTGTTGACAATTCAACCTTTGCAATTGAAAGGGTTTTAGAGAGGAAGAACCTCCTTATTCGCCCACCGATAGCAAACGTTGATAGGGTCGTTATAGTCTCAACCTTAAAGAACCCACCTTTCAATAACTTCCTCCTGGATAACCTGCTTGTAGTTTACGACCACATTGGCCTTGAACAGGTAATCGTCTTTAATAAAGTTGACCTCCTTGAGGGTGAAGAAAAGGAAGAGCTTAAAAGGTGGAAGGATATCTACAGTAATGCAGGATACAGGGTAATAGAAACAAGCACCCAAACTAAGGAAGGGATAAGAGAGCTAAAGGAAACTCTAACAGAGGGAACTACAATATTTGCAGGATCCAGCGGAGTTGGAAAGAGCTCCCTAATCTCTGAGATAACAGGGGTTGATTTAAAGACCGGAGAAATTAGCAAAAAAAGCGAAAGGGGAAAGCACACAACAAGAGAGGTCAGGCTTATCCCCTTTGAAAGGGGCTTTATCGGAGACGCTCCGGGCTTTTCAAGGGTTGAAGCCCTCAACTTTATGGATAAAGAGGAAGTAAGACTACACTTTCCAGAGTTCTTAAAGTACAGCTGTAAGTTCACAGACTGCCTCCACCTTGAAGAGGAGGGATGTCAGGTTAGAGAAGCGGTAATAAGAGGAGAGATACCCTGCGTAAGGTACAAAAGCTACCTAAAGATGATTAAAGAGTTCGTCCCTTGGCTGGCGGAAGTCCCAGCCTGTAAGGAGGAATAA
- the folK gene encoding 2-amino-4-hydroxy-6-hydroxymethyldihydropteridine diphosphokinase: protein MKAVLILGSNLGNRKENIERAIDLIKKFVGNVLKESSLIQTPPFGIKEQPPFLNKGVLVETYHPPFELLNLLKWIEKRAGRYPTYRWGPRVIDVDIATWGNLTVDTEKLKLPHPGLREREFFRRIYKELTKREPPL from the coding sequence TTGAAGGCGGTTTTAATACTGGGAAGTAACTTAGGAAACAGGAAAGAGAACATAGAAAGGGCAATTGACTTAATAAAGAAGTTTGTAGGAAACGTCTTAAAGGAGAGCTCCCTCATTCAAACTCCCCCTTTTGGCATTAAAGAGCAACCCCCCTTTTTAAATAAGGGAGTCTTGGTTGAAACTTATCATCCGCCCTTTGAGCTCCTAAATCTTTTAAAGTGGATAGAGAAAAGGGCTGGTAGATATCCTACCTACAGGTGGGGACCGAGAGTTATAGATGTAGATATAGCTACGTGGGGAAATTTAACAGTGGATACAGAAAAACTAAAACTCCCCCACCCAGGCCTAAGGGAGAGGGAGTTTTTTAGGAGAATTTATAAAGAATTAACTAAACGAGAACCTCCTCTTTAA
- a CDS encoding TIGR00703 family protein produces the protein MNLMELREIQALNTLVFETLGQPEKEREFKFKSLKRWGLDLILGKKGGEETFFVAEYGKRKKGDVYEEEGVQYEVSEILEELPKNKKLFAHIEMENGRAYLVGELREGENNIEILRLPAASLLLAYFKKHRLHHLIEALRNVGTATELVKQRGQEGKPYPFEKLPNVARRFLREAKKVEKDAGFGRVALAYFGENKDGDARFRVSWLLPTIALFEIDIAEKADKILAAFK, from the coding sequence ATGAACTTAATGGAGCTGAGAGAAATACAGGCTTTAAATACACTGGTGTTTGAGACCCTAGGACAGCCTGAAAAGGAGAGGGAGTTTAAGTTCAAGTCCCTCAAGAGGTGGGGGCTTGACCTGATTCTTGGTAAAAAAGGCGGTGAGGAAACGTTTTTCGTAGCAGAGTACGGAAAGAGGAAGAAGGGAGACGTATACGAGGAGGAGGGAGTTCAGTACGAAGTAAGCGAAATACTTGAGGAACTCCCAAAGAATAAAAAGCTCTTTGCCCATATTGAGATGGAAAACGGAAGGGCTTACCTTGTGGGAGAGCTGAGAGAAGGTGAGAACAACATAGAGATTTTAAGGCTTCCAGCTGCTTCTTTACTCCTTGCCTACTTTAAGAAGCACAGACTCCACCACTTAATTGAGGCCTTAAGGAACGTTGGAACTGCAACAGAACTCGTAAAACAGAGGGGACAGGAAGGTAAACCCTATCCCTTTGAGAAACTCCCCAACGTTGCAAGGCGCTTTTTGAGAGAAGCAAAGAAAGTTGAAAAAGATGCAGGCTTTGGAAGGGTAGCCCTTGCCTACTTCGGGGAAAACAAGGACGGAGACGCTAGGTTCAGAGTTTCCTGGTTGCTACCTACCATCGCCCTCTTTGAAATAGACATAGCAGAAAAAGCAGACAAGATATTGGCAGCCTTTAAGTAG
- a CDS encoding oligopeptide/dipeptide ABC transporter ATP-binding protein, which produces MEPIVEVKEVVKLYPIKRNFFGRVEKFLRALGGVSLKVYPGETLGVIGESGCGKSTLGKIILDLERLTSGKVLFKGKEIGKLKGEEYRVYRRNIQAVFQNPSNSLNPRMRIWEIVTEGLKINDDLEKEELLERARELIKMVNLSESSLFKYPHQLSGGQKQRVAIARAVALKPELIVADEPTSALDVSVQSQIVNLFLELQENLNLSYFFISHSLPVVEAVSDRVIVMYKGFIVEEGSSRDVFTQSAHPYTKLLISSLPGSRVKFKETGEESEVETGCPFYPRCPYRKKECLKFNVKLLELSESHRVACVLYS; this is translated from the coding sequence ATGGAACCGATAGTTGAAGTTAAAGAAGTAGTAAAGCTATACCCGATAAAGAGGAACTTCTTCGGTAGGGTAGAGAAGTTCTTAAGGGCATTGGGAGGGGTTTCATTAAAAGTCTACCCGGGAGAAACTCTAGGTGTAATAGGGGAGAGCGGCTGCGGAAAGTCTACCCTTGGAAAAATTATCCTAGACCTTGAAAGGCTAACTTCGGGAAAGGTCCTATTTAAGGGAAAGGAGATAGGGAAACTGAAAGGAGAAGAGTACAGGGTTTACAGGAGAAACATTCAGGCAGTTTTTCAAAACCCCTCAAACTCTCTAAACCCTAGAATGAGAATCTGGGAAATTGTTACGGAAGGCTTAAAGATTAACGACGATTTGGAGAAAGAGGAGCTCCTTGAAAGGGCAAGGGAGCTAATTAAAATGGTTAACCTATCTGAGAGCTCCCTCTTTAAGTACCCACATCAGCTCTCTGGAGGACAGAAACAGAGAGTCGCAATTGCAAGGGCAGTAGCCCTTAAACCTGAACTAATAGTTGCTGATGAACCTACAAGCGCCCTTGATGTCTCGGTTCAATCACAGATTGTAAACCTTTTCCTAGAGCTCCAGGAAAATTTAAACCTCTCCTACTTCTTCATATCCCACTCCCTACCGGTTGTAGAGGCAGTTAGTGATAGAGTTATTGTCATGTACAAAGGATTTATAGTTGAAGAGGGAAGTTCAAGGGATGTTTTTACCCAAAGTGCTCACCCCTACACTAAACTCCTGATTTCATCCTTACCTGGAAGTAGGGTAAAGTTCAAAGAGACCGGTGAGGAAAGTGAAGTAGAAACGGGATGCCCTTTTTACCCAAGGTGTCCATACAGAAAAAAGGAATGCCTTAAGTTTAACGTGAAGCTTTTAGAACTCTCTGAGAGCCATAGAGTTGCCTGCGTTCTTTACTCTTAA
- a CDS encoding CinA family protein — MKVEFELKELMEKLGLTVSTAESCTGGLVAARIVNVPGSSSYFMGGVVAYDNRVKMKVLGVRAETLLKFGAVSQETAREMVLGVKELTGTDCAVSTTGIAGPSGGSPEKPVGLTFIGVSVKDRVEVFKFIFEDKHPDPVKRRNAIRRKAAKKAIQLLTKMLKEEL, encoded by the coding sequence ATGAAAGTAGAGTTTGAACTAAAAGAGCTAATGGAAAAACTAGGACTAACTGTATCAACTGCAGAAAGCTGCACAGGAGGACTCGTCGCTGCAAGGATTGTAAATGTTCCCGGTAGCTCCAGCTACTTCATGGGAGGAGTAGTAGCCTACGACAACAGAGTAAAGATGAAGGTTCTCGGGGTTAGAGCAGAAACCCTGTTAAAGTTCGGAGCTGTAAGTCAGGAAACTGCAAGGGAGATGGTTTTAGGAGTAAAGGAGCTCACCGGAACCGATTGTGCAGTTTCAACCACAGGTATTGCCGGTCCCTCTGGAGGGAGCCCTGAGAAGCCGGTAGGTCTAACCTTCATAGGAGTTTCGGTTAAGGACAGGGTAGAGGTATTCAAGTTTATCTTTGAGGATAAGCACCCAGACCCGGTAAAGAGGAGGAACGCAATAAGGAGAAAGGCAGCCAAAAAGGCAATTCAACTTCTAACGAAAATGTTGAAGGAGGAGCTCTAA
- a CDS encoding prefoldin subunit, whose product MKERKSKEEVAEFLKNLPEGRKIYYRFGNLMVEVSKEEALKLLEREEEGEE is encoded by the coding sequence ATGAAGGAGAGGAAAAGTAAGGAGGAAGTGGCAGAGTTCCTCAAAAACCTACCTGAAGGGCGGAAAATCTACTACAGATTCGGCAACCTAATGGTTGAAGTGAGTAAAGAAGAAGCCTTAAAACTACTAGAGAGAGAAGAAGAGGGGGAGGAGTAA
- the pfdA gene encoding prefoldin subunit alpha yields MAVKRDEKKMANLTRQLRSIIAQIEALRVEIAQLDVLISEYRSTITTLKNLKDLGAGKEVLLPVGRIAQVGAKLEEVDKIVINIGSGISVELPFDEAIQQIEKEIVAVLALREALEKAMVELYARVEELSQKIREHGHAEAGGEEKNEGEEK; encoded by the coding sequence ATGGCAGTAAAGAGGGATGAGAAGAAGATGGCAAACTTAACGAGGCAACTCAGGAGCATCATTGCCCAAATTGAGGCCCTAAGGGTTGAAATTGCCCAGCTTGACGTACTCATCTCCGAGTACAGGTCAACAATCACAACCCTTAAGAACTTAAAGGACCTTGGGGCAGGTAAGGAAGTTCTCCTCCCTGTTGGAAGGATAGCACAGGTCGGAGCAAAGCTTGAAGAGGTTGACAAGATTGTAATCAACATTGGAAGCGGAATCAGTGTGGAACTCCCCTTTGACGAAGCAATCCAGCAGATAGAGAAGGAAATTGTTGCAGTCCTTGCCCTAAGGGAAGCCCTTGAAAAGGCCATGGTTGAGCTCTACGCAAGGGTTGAGGAGCTCAGCCAGAAAATAAGGGAACACGGCCACGCGGAGGCCGGAGGGGAGGAGAAGAATGAAGGAGAGGAAAAGTAA
- the panB gene encoding 3-methyl-2-oxobutanoate hydroxymethyltransferase yields MMVTVTDFLRKKEKGEKIVILTAYDYLTAKIVDSAGVDGILVGDSLAMVVLGYPSTLQVTMDEMIHHTKAVVRGTQNALVIFDMPFLSYQTGKRDAVLNAGRALKEAGANAVKVEGGVEQAETIRAIVEAGIPVMGHVGLQPQSVNLYGGYRLRGKEEEERRRILEDAKAVEEAGAFAVVLEKVPSDLAKEITETLKIPTIGIGAGPYCDGQVLVFHDMVGLFKEFKPKFVKRYAELGEKAERAVKEFIEEVKSGKFPGPEHSY; encoded by the coding sequence ATAATGGTAACAGTTACGGACTTTTTAAGGAAAAAGGAAAAGGGTGAGAAAATAGTAATCCTCACCGCCTACGATTACCTTACAGCAAAGATAGTTGACTCGGCCGGAGTTGACGGAATCCTCGTCGGTGACTCCCTGGCAATGGTAGTTCTGGGATACCCTTCAACTCTTCAGGTAACAATGGATGAGATGATTCACCACACAAAAGCAGTAGTTAGGGGAACTCAAAACGCTCTAGTTATCTTTGACATGCCCTTCCTCTCCTACCAAACGGGAAAGAGGGATGCAGTTTTAAACGCAGGTAGGGCACTAAAGGAAGCAGGAGCTAACGCTGTTAAAGTGGAAGGAGGGGTTGAACAGGCTGAAACCATCAGGGCAATAGTTGAAGCAGGGATTCCGGTAATGGGCCACGTAGGACTCCAGCCCCAAAGCGTAAACCTCTACGGAGGATACAGATTAAGGGGTAAAGAGGAGGAGGAGAGAAGGAGGATTTTAGAGGATGCAAAAGCAGTTGAAGAGGCAGGAGCTTTCGCTGTAGTCCTTGAAAAGGTTCCTTCGGACCTTGCAAAGGAGATAACAGAAACTTTAAAAATACCGACGATAGGAATCGGAGCCGGCCCTTACTGTGACGGTCAAGTCCTGGTCTTTCACGATATGGTAGGACTCTTTAAGGAGTTTAAACCCAAGTTCGTTAAGAGGTACGCAGAGCTCGGAGAAAAGGCTGAGAGGGCAGTTAAAGAGTTCATTGAGGAAGTTAAAAGTGGCAAATTCCCCGGTCCGGAGCACAGCTACTAA
- a CDS encoding metallophosphoesterase family protein, translated as MKIAHVSDTHLGYVQYHLRERKEDFFRAFKLVVDRVIEEGVDVLVHSGDLFESYHPDVESLSFAIDQFKRLKEVGIEVVAITGNHDRALRKGTAPPHKILSQLGLLKLLDPFGELEVKGIYFAGFRYLPKRFLEAFREENFHKFEERAKERGTSVLVLHQAVDPFISYSGHHPDAYEVLAAKLPKGFSYYAAGHIHLFRKERLHQGIFSYAGSTEFRNSSEAERGSRGFNIFNVDSKALERIEIEGLRPFLVLNTDSERAHQEVSELLERVKSESIPPVVSVTFRETGEPAEKFSELFRRIEEKALYLRVIKRTVAEESGDSDSREELSYSKAIEEFCKQNNFPEKVRTLAVELLNHSSEDVEEIIRRYVKEELGELSPLIEKYGV; from the coding sequence ATGAAGATAGCCCACGTTTCAGACACCCACTTAGGGTATGTTCAGTACCACTTAAGGGAAAGGAAGGAGGACTTTTTTAGGGCCTTTAAACTGGTCGTAGATAGGGTTATTGAGGAAGGAGTTGACGTCCTCGTCCACTCTGGAGACCTCTTTGAGAGCTACCACCCAGACGTTGAGAGCTTATCCTTTGCCATTGACCAGTTTAAGAGGTTGAAAGAGGTCGGAATTGAGGTAGTTGCCATAACTGGCAACCACGATAGGGCTTTGAGGAAAGGAACGGCTCCCCCCCATAAGATTCTGTCTCAGCTTGGTCTTTTAAAACTCCTTGATCCTTTTGGTGAACTTGAAGTTAAGGGAATTTACTTTGCAGGCTTCCGCTACTTACCAAAGAGGTTCCTTGAAGCCTTTAGGGAGGAAAACTTCCATAAGTTTGAAGAGAGGGCAAAGGAAAGAGGGACTTCAGTTTTAGTTCTTCATCAGGCAGTTGACCCTTTTATATCCTATTCAGGACACCATCCTGATGCTTATGAGGTTTTAGCCGCTAAACTTCCGAAAGGGTTCAGTTACTACGCAGCCGGCCACATTCACCTCTTTAGGAAAGAGAGACTCCATCAGGGCATCTTCTCCTACGCCGGTTCTACTGAGTTTAGAAACTCTTCAGAAGCAGAGAGGGGAAGTAGGGGTTTCAACATATTTAACGTTGACTCTAAAGCTCTAGAGAGAATTGAAATTGAGGGTTTGAGGCCTTTTCTAGTCCTTAATACCGACTCTGAGAGGGCACATCAGGAAGTTTCGGAACTCCTTGAAAGGGTTAAATCTGAATCTATTCCTCCCGTTGTCTCAGTAACTTTCAGAGAGACCGGAGAGCCTGCTGAGAAGTTTTCTGAACTTTTCAGAAGGATTGAAGAGAAAGCACTTTACCTTAGAGTTATTAAGAGAACGGTCGCTGAGGAGAGTGGAGATAGTGATTCAAGGGAAGAGCTAAGCTACTCTAAGGCTATTGAGGAGTTCTGTAAGCAGAATAACTTCCCTGAAAAGGTTCGCACTTTAGCCGTTGAGCTTTTAAACCATTCAAGTGAGGACGTTGAAGAGATTATAAGAAGGTACGTAAAGGAAGAGTTGGGAGAACTCTCCCCTCTAATAGAGAAGTACGGAGTTTAA
- a CDS encoding KamA family radical SAM protein: MQIPGFSSIEEVEKAFNFKIPKDEKKRLEKVVERHPMFIPDYYAGLIDWSDPNDPIKNIIFPSVDELDVSGSYDTSGEKENTVLTGLQHKYRETALLLVTNRCAGYCRHCFRKRLVGIPTNETLKLFDRAVEYIKEHPEITNVLISGGDPLVLPTDVIEYFLSELSKIPHLKFIRFGSRVPVFYPMRIYEDSKLLEVLSKYSTPERRVYLVTHFNHPNEVTKEARKAVDSLIRSGVPVSNQTVLLKGVNDDPDVLSTLMKEITSAGVIPYYVFQCRPVKRVKTHFQVPLKKGYEIVEKAKQKLDGHAKRFRYIMSHKTGKIEIVGIIGNEIYLKYHQCKDPKKVGKLFKRLLTPHAGWLDDLKPVKEEVLV; the protein is encoded by the coding sequence GTGCAGATTCCCGGATTTAGCTCAATAGAAGAGGTGGAGAAGGCTTTTAACTTTAAAATTCCCAAGGATGAGAAGAAAAGGCTTGAAAAAGTTGTTGAAAGACACCCCATGTTTATTCCAGATTATTACGCAGGCCTTATAGACTGGAGTGACCCAAACGATCCAATAAAGAACATAATATTCCCCAGCGTTGATGAGCTTGACGTTTCCGGTTCCTACGATACCAGTGGAGAGAAGGAGAATACAGTTTTAACCGGCCTCCAGCACAAGTACAGGGAGACGGCCCTCCTCCTCGTAACAAACAGGTGTGCCGGTTACTGTCGCCACTGCTTTAGGAAGAGGCTGGTAGGAATTCCGACGAACGAGACCCTAAAGCTCTTTGATAGGGCCGTTGAGTACATTAAAGAGCACCCTGAGATAACGAACGTCCTTATCTCAGGAGGAGACCCCCTCGTCCTTCCAACCGACGTTATTGAGTACTTCCTATCAGAACTTTCAAAAATTCCTCACTTAAAGTTTATTAGGTTTGGTAGCAGGGTTCCGGTTTTCTACCCTATGAGGATTTATGAAGATAGTAAGCTCCTTGAGGTACTCTCTAAGTACTCAACTCCCGAGAGGAGAGTTTACCTAGTAACCCACTTTAACCATCCCAATGAGGTAACAAAGGAGGCAAGGAAGGCCGTTGATTCTTTAATTAGGAGCGGTGTTCCCGTAAGTAACCAGACGGTCCTTCTAAAGGGAGTTAACGACGACCCTGATGTCCTTTCAACTTTGATGAAGGAGATAACTTCAGCTGGGGTTATACCCTACTACGTTTTCCAGTGTAGGCCCGTTAAGAGGGTTAAGACCCACTTTCAAGTTCCCCTTAAGAAGGGTTATGAGATCGTTGAGAAGGCAAAGCAGAAGCTTGACGGTCATGCGAAGCGCTTTAGGTACATAATGTCCCACAAAACTGGAAAGATTGAGATTGTTGGAATTATTGGAAATGAGATTTACTTAAAGTACCACCAGTGTAAAGATCCTAAGAAGGTTGGAAAGCTCTTTAAGAGACTCTTAACTCCCCATGCAGGCTGGCTTGATGATTTAAAACCTGTTAAAGAGGAGGTTCTCGTTTAG
- the hisC gene encoding histidinol-phosphate transaminase produces the protein MFSLPDHIKKVKVYEPGKPEEELKRELGLKEIVKLASNENPLGPCPSAVRAIIEDLKNLNRYPDGNSYYLKKKLSEKLNVKPENIFLGLGSNEALDIVSRAYLRPGLNAVYSEKSFAVYPIVVQLSGADHKVVKAKDNYYMDLKAHLDAIDENTAVVFLANPNNPTGTAFSRKEFEEFLKEFPDDVLLVLDEAYYEYAVGSGFDVPNGVDYIYEKNVLVTRTFSKIYGLAGLRLGYAVGRKEIIADMNRIRQPFNVTRPAQIGGAAALDDNMFIKHSQVVNEEGKKYLYKEFERLGLKYVPTCANFILVDVGFPSREVFNRLLKKGVIVRAMDGYGFPTHIRVTIGTMRENIFFINKLIEVLEELKDEAL, from the coding sequence ATGTTCTCCCTTCCAGACCACATAAAGAAGGTTAAGGTTTACGAGCCGGGAAAGCCTGAAGAGGAGTTAAAGAGGGAGTTAGGGCTTAAGGAGATAGTTAAGCTTGCCTCTAACGAAAACCCGTTAGGGCCTTGTCCTTCAGCCGTAAGGGCAATAATTGAAGACCTTAAGAACCTGAACCGCTATCCGGACGGTAACTCCTACTATCTCAAGAAGAAACTATCTGAGAAGCTGAACGTTAAGCCGGAGAATATATTTTTAGGGCTCGGTTCAAACGAAGCCCTTGATATAGTTTCAAGGGCCTATTTAAGGCCCGGTCTTAACGCAGTTTACAGTGAAAAGTCCTTTGCAGTTTACCCTATTGTTGTTCAGCTTTCAGGAGCCGACCATAAGGTTGTGAAGGCAAAGGATAACTACTACATGGACCTTAAAGCCCACCTTGATGCAATAGACGAAAATACCGCCGTTGTGTTCTTGGCAAATCCTAATAACCCCACCGGAACGGCCTTTAGCAGGAAGGAGTTTGAGGAGTTCTTGAAGGAGTTTCCAGACGACGTTCTCCTAGTCCTTGATGAGGCCTACTACGAGTACGCTGTAGGCTCCGGTTTTGACGTTCCCAACGGAGTGGACTACATCTACGAGAAGAACGTTCTCGTGACGAGGACATTTTCAAAGATTTACGGTCTTGCAGGTTTAAGGCTCGGCTATGCAGTGGGAAGGAAGGAGATAATTGCCGATATGAACCGTATCCGCCAACCCTTCAACGTTACCCGTCCGGCCCAGATCGGCGGAGCAGCTGCTCTTGATGATAACATGTTCATCAAACACTCTCAGGTTGTAAACGAGGAGGGAAAGAAGTACCTGTATAAAGAGTTTGAAAGGTTGGGTTTAAAGTACGTTCCAACCTGTGCCAACTTTATTTTGGTTGACGTAGGCTTTCCAAGTAGGGAAGTATTCAACAGGCTTTTAAAGAAAGGCGTAATTGTAAGGGCTATGGATGGTTACGGTTTCCCTACCCATATAAGGGTGACTATCGGTACTATGAGGGAGAATATCTTCTTTATAAATAAACTGATAGAGGTTCTTGAAGAACTGAAGGATGAGGCGCTATGA
- a CDS encoding ComF family protein — protein sequence MGKLYGALLDLLFPSFCSVCGSFLFLNHRAVACKECWERGFKKYSGRKCKNCGHPLELLPGNGELCLRCLKENRSFSFEGLFYYTLYEGLPEVAIRELKFNSFRPVAYEIGREVSEHLKRVIKEIGANLVVPVPVHKSTLKERGFNQTEEILKGAGVEYRPLLEKPFEGEKQSGLDFKSRRENVKGLFGVKNLSELFGKRVLLFDDVFTTGATADEISELLKKGGAEKVFVYTVAYTPLRVKNAGNSMALREF from the coding sequence ATGGGGAAACTTTACGGAGCTCTCCTTGACCTCCTCTTTCCTTCCTTCTGTTCAGTCTGTGGTTCTTTCCTCTTCCTTAACCACAGGGCCGTTGCCTGTAAAGAGTGTTGGGAGAGGGGATTTAAAAAGTATAGTGGTAGAAAATGCAAAAACTGTGGTCACCCTTTAGAACTTCTTCCGGGAAACGGGGAGCTCTGTTTAAGGTGTTTAAAGGAAAACAGAAGTTTCTCCTTTGAAGGCCTCTTCTACTATACCCTTTATGAAGGCCTTCCTGAGGTTGCTATAAGAGAATTGAAGTTTAACAGTTTTAGACCGGTTGCCTATGAGATTGGAAGGGAGGTTTCCGAACACCTTAAAAGGGTAATTAAAGAGATAGGCGCCAATCTAGTTGTTCCTGTTCCGGTTCACAAGTCTACCCTTAAGGAAAGGGGATTTAACCAGACTGAGGAGATTTTAAAGGGAGCGGGCGTTGAATATAGACCTCTCCTTGAAAAGCCCTTTGAGGGAGAGAAGCAATCGGGCTTGGACTTTAAGAGTAGGAGGGAAAATGTTAAGGGACTCTTTGGGGTTAAAAACCTATCTGAACTCTTTGGAAAGAGAGTTCTCCTTTTTGACGACGTCTTTACAACGGGAGCAACTGCAGATGAAATCTCAGAGCTCCTAAAGAAGGGCGGTGCAGAAAAGGTCTTTGTCTATACGGTTGCTTATACGCCTTTAAGAGTAAAGAACGCAGGCAACTCTATGGCTCTCAGAGAGTTCTAA